The Peribacillus sp. FSL E2-0218 genome contains a region encoding:
- a CDS encoding anti-sigma-V factor rsiV has product MEKELKDLRDEYLHIPIPKELKDVVQAALNEKPRRKPRVGRNILVTAAAALLIMTASVNISPAAAKAMSDIPYMEKIIKVITFVEWKEEVNNSSAVIRTPAISGLENKRLEQSLNDKYLSESKELYKEFTDSMSKLKEGEKGNLSVESGYEILTDNETILSVQRYTDTTAASSSTESQFDTVDKKNEVLLTLNSLFKDDRYLQVISENLKEQMRQQMAADPDKVYWVEEEEDLPEFKGIDEKQSFYINKDGKLVIAFDSFEVAPGYMGAVEFVIPTKVISELLVGDQYIH; this is encoded by the coding sequence ATGGAAAAAGAATTAAAGGATCTGCGTGACGAGTATCTTCATATACCGATTCCCAAGGAATTGAAAGATGTCGTCCAAGCTGCCCTGAATGAAAAGCCAAGGAGGAAGCCGAGGGTTGGCAGGAACATCTTGGTTACGGCGGCTGCAGCACTTCTGATTATGACGGCATCCGTGAATATAAGTCCGGCAGCGGCGAAAGCGATGAGTGATATTCCTTATATGGAAAAAATCATTAAAGTGATTACATTCGTCGAATGGAAGGAAGAAGTCAATAATTCCTCGGCCGTCATCAGGACGCCAGCCATTTCCGGTCTGGAGAATAAAAGGCTTGAACAAAGCTTGAATGATAAATACTTATCTGAGAGCAAGGAGCTCTACAAGGAGTTCACCGATTCGATGTCAAAACTGAAGGAAGGCGAAAAGGGAAATCTTTCGGTTGAAAGCGGGTATGAAATATTGACCGACAATGAAACGATCTTATCCGTACAGCGTTATACCGATACGACCGCTGCGTCCAGTTCCACTGAAAGTCAGTTCGATACAGTCGACAAGAAAAACGAAGTGCTGCTGACATTGAACAGCCTATTCAAAGACGATCGCTATCTGCAGGTGATCAGCGAGAACCTCAAGGAACAGATGAGGCAGCAAATGGCAGCCGATCCGGATAAGGTATATTGGGTCGAAGAAGAAGAGGATCTTCCGGAATTTAAAGGCATTGATGAAAAGCAAAGCTTCTATATAAACAAGGACGGCAAACTTGTCATCGCCTTCGATAGCTTCGAAGTTGCCCCGGGATATATGGGGGCGGTCGAGTTCGTCATCCCGACCAAGGTCATATCGGAGCTGCTTGTCGGCGATCAATACATTCATTAA
- a CDS encoding sigma-70 family RNA polymerase sigma factor: MKNLDMNQLLAARITERQENLYRLAFYYVKNQEDALDIVQESIRKALTSSNKIKDPASIDSWLYKIIVRTAYDLLRKKKKLTVADDETIEYLRSGEEDHYPDLDLQKALEGLSLKYRTIIVLRFFEDLKLEQIAEVLEENVSTIKTRLYKALQLLRANMTEQGETKRWKKN, encoded by the coding sequence ATGAAGAATCTAGATATGAATCAATTATTAGCGGCCAGGATTACCGAACGGCAAGAAAATTTGTACAGACTTGCTTTTTACTATGTTAAGAATCAGGAGGATGCACTGGATATCGTTCAAGAATCGATCAGGAAGGCGCTTACCTCCAGCAATAAAATCAAAGACCCGGCATCCATAGATAGCTGGCTATATAAAATCATCGTCAGAACGGCATATGATCTCCTGCGGAAGAAAAAGAAGCTGACCGTCGCCGATGATGAAACGATCGAATATTTGCGCAGCGGCGAGGAAGATCACTACCCTGACCTTGATTTGCAAAAGGCGCTGGAAGGTCTTTCGCTCAAATACCGAACGATAATCGTCCTTCGTTTTTTTGAAGACCTGAAATTGGAGCAAATAGCGGAGGTTCTGGAAGAGAATGTGAGCACAATCAAAACGAGGCTGTATAAAGCACTGCAACTATTGCGGGCCAACATGACTGAACAGGGGGAAACGAAAAGATGGAAAAAGAATTAA